A window of Rhinatrema bivittatum chromosome 2, aRhiBiv1.1, whole genome shotgun sequence contains these coding sequences:
- the LOC115085996 gene encoding meiosis-specific nuclear structural protein 1-like, which translates to MTLLERAVRELSYQERVALLESAVSAELSGEGGIVRGAVRELSSQERVALLESAVRELSYQERVTLSDSAVRVLSYQEKEGGIVGGAVRVLSYHERVALLERAVRELRYQERVALLERAVRELSYQERVALLESAVRELRYQERVALLEHAVRELRYQERVALLESAVRELRYQERVALLERAVRELSYQERVALLESAVRELRYQERVALLESAVRELRYQERVALLESAVRELSYQERVALLESAVRELSYQERVALLERAVRELRYQERVALLESAVRELSYQERVALLESAVRELSYQERVALLESAVRELRYQERVALLESAVRELSYQERVALLESAVRELSYQERVALLEHAVRELSYQERVALLDHAVRELSYQRVALLESAVRELRYQKRVALLEVQ; encoded by the exons ATGACATTGTTAGAGCGTGCAGTGAGGGAGCTGAGCTATCAGGAGAGGGTGGCATTGTTAGAGAGTGCAGTGAGTGCTGAGCTATCAGGAGAGGGTGGCATTGTTAGAGGTGCAGTGAGGGAGCTGAGCTCTCAGGAGAGGGTGGCATTGTTAGAGAGTGCAGTGAGGGAGCTGAGCTATCAGGAGAGGGTGACATTGTCAGACAGTGCAGTGAGGGTGCTGAGCTATCAGGAGA AAGAGGGTGGCATTGTTGGAGGTGCAGTGAGGGTGCTGAGCTATCATGAGAGGGTGGCATTGTTAGAGCGTGCAGTGAGGGAGCTTAGGTATCAGGAGAGGGTGGCATTGTTAGAGCGTGCAGTGAGGGAGCTGAGCTATCAGGAGAGGGTGGCATTGTTAGAGAGTGCAGTGAGGGAGCTTAGGTATCAGGAGAGGGTGGCATTGTTAGAGCATGCAGTGAGGGAGCTTAGGTATCAGGAGAGGGTGGCATTGTTAGAGAGTGCAGTGAGGGAGCTTAGGTATCAGGAGAGGGTGGCATTGTTAGAGCGTGCAGTGAGGGAGCTGAGCTATCAGGAGAGGGTGGCATTGTTAGAGAGTGCAGTGAGGGAGCTTAGGTATCAGGAGAGGGTGGCATTGTTAGAGAGTGCAGTGAGGGAGCTTAGGTATCAGGAGAGGGTGGCATTGTTAGAGAGTGCAGTGAGGGAGCTTAGCTATCAGGAGAGGGTGGCATTGTTAGAGAGTGCAGTGAGGGAGCTGAGCTATCAGGAGAGGGTGGCATTGTTAGAGCGTGCAGTGAGGGAGCTTAGGTATCAGGAGAGGGTGGCCTTGTTAGAGAGTGCAGTGAGGGAGCTTAGCTATCAGGAGAGGGTGGCATTGTTAGAGAGTGCAGTGAGGGAGCTTAGCTATCAGGAGAGGGTGGCATTGTTAGAGAGTGCAGTGAGGGAGCTTAGGTATCAGGAGAGGGTGGCATTGTTAGAGAGTGCAGTGAGGGAGCTGAGCTATCAGGAGAGGGTGGCATTGTTAGAGAGTGCAGTGAGGGAGCTGAGCTATCAGGAGAGGGTGGCATTGTTAGAGCATGCAGTGAGGGAGCTGAGCTATCAGGAGAGGGTGGCATTGTTAGACCATGCAGTGAGGGAGCTGAGCTATCAGAGGGTGGCCTTGTTAGAGAGTGCAGTGAGGGAGCTTAGGTATCAGAAGAGGGTGGCATTGTTGGAGGTGCAGTGA